The Vibrio sp. NTOU-M3 genomic sequence TGACCGTCAACTCTTGGCGTGACAAGCATCAAACCAAACTTCACTATGAATAGTGTAAATCCGACACACCATAACAGTGCGCTGATATTTACCAATGTCATCAATTGCGCCGGGAAAAAAGCGACTCCAATACCCCGTATGATCGCAGCTAACCCAATCACAACAAATGCTAAGCTCATCGAAGGCCCTTGATAAATGGCACGTCCGGTGTGGCCCATGGTCACCCTCGCAATCATCGCTAAGATCAAACCACCCAGAGCTCCAATCGCAAATAGGTGCAGCATGTTGTGCGCTGCAAACGGATTATTCAATATACCTCGTAACAACAAACTAGCAGGAATAAAGAAATACGCTAAATGCAATGACCATACTAAAGGCTCTTTCCACGTTTTCCATGGTTGCCAACGAAGCAACTTAGCAAGATGAGCAAGCCCTGCAATCAGCATCAATGGCTGACCTACTTCCATCATTGTGACTGGGAAAAAGCTCATTAAGAACAAGCAAACAACCGGAACATTGGCGAGCCACTCTAACCAAAGCAATGGCTGCGGTTTTTCGAAGTTAAAACGACGAGCAGTAAAGAATGGAATCACTCGCGCGCCCATGACGGAAAGCAGCAAGGTAAACCACCAAAGCATTGCACTCCAGACCGCAGATGCGGTAAAGGGTGGCATCCCTTTAATCGTTGCATAACTTGCAAAGTTAGCCGCTATCGCCAGCAGAAATAGAGGCACAAAAAACAAATTGCGCCAACCTTTAGCCTGCACCACTCGCCATCCGATCTCGTAGGCTGCAACCAATAAAAATAGCGCTTCAACACTTGAGATGAGCCAAAGCGGCGCCGGCGTCCAAAACATCACTCTTGGTGCAATCCATAACGCCACCAGCAACCCCAAACGATAATGCTTAGTTCCGTTAATGCCTGTCCAGTTTTGCACCGCAGTTAAAACAAACCCCACCACAATCGCCATCGCAAAGCCAAATAACATCTCATGCACATGCCACCAAAGTGCAGGAACAGACAAAATACTGGGCTGACCTTTTTGAAACATCCAGACCCAGACAGCAATGGCGAGAACCGCATAGATACTGCCTAGCAAAAAAAACGGGCGAAATCCTAAACGCAGGCAAGCGGGAATCGCCTCTTCTACTTTCTTATCGGTAATATTGAGCATGTATGGCTCCTCAAACTTATATACTCGCTAATAAAGCATTTTTTGTTCCAAGAATTTAATCCATTAAAAATCATAGTGATAATGACAAAAAAGATATAAATACAAGTCATAATGACCTATCAAAATAAAGTCATTATGACTACAAAAATACAATATCACATGTTCGACTAGGCATATGTTATGAAATTTAGCTGCTGTATCTTTGGATGAAAAGCCGTTAGCTTAAATGCAACACAGCACTGGTTGTTCTAACACTAGGAGACAGTTAATGACCATGTACATTTTCGGTTATGGTAGCTTGATCAATTCAGCATCGCGACGACTTACAGGCAAAACCGCTCCTGCTATCCCCGCAATTGCACATGGTTATGTTCGTTATTGGGGAAAAGTAGACGAGAGCTACATTTTGTCACCACTGGTTGTTGATAAAGGCGAAGGTCAGGTGAATGGCGTTTTGCTTGAAGTCTGCCAGCAAGAGTTAAAAGAGTTTGATCGACGAGAGCGAGGCTATCATCGCGTTCGGGTACCACTTGAGCAGCTCCATTGCGATGAATCGGTGCCAAACGACAGTGAAGTGTGGGTTTACATTAAAAACAACCCTGAGCCCCCCTGTGAGTTAAGCCCGATTATGCAAACTTATGTCGATACGGTTTTAGCAGGCTGTTTAGAGATCTCAGAGCAATTTGCCAAACAATTTGTGCAACACACCATCGGATGGCATTTTCCACGAGAAAACGACAGACTCGCGCCGAAATACGCTAACCTCGCAGGTGTAACTTGCGAACACCACCCTCATATTGATGCGCTGATCGCCGCCACATAGTCCGAATTTATCCGTGGCTGAGCACCGCTTCAGCCACTACTTTTCTTAGCCAACGATTTTTCTCTTCATGCTTGTGAGCTTTGAGATAAAGCAATTGGATATCAAAATCCGCCACTTCTATTGGCGCAGGTAGCGCGCAAAGCTGATCATCATATCCTTCACTTTGCGCAAAACGTTTTGGCACAATACAAACCAATTCACGTCCTTTTAGTAATCGGCGCACCGTTAAAAAATGTCGCGATGCCACCCCAACTCTGCGCTCATAGCCCAGCTTCGCTAATTGCTTATCCACTTGAGTCTGTAAATTACCATCAGGGCTAACCAGCGCATGTTCAATACCGACAAAATCTTCCAGACTAATGGGTGGTGAAAAATCGACGACTTCAGGGTCAAACAAGCACATGTGCTGTTCAGTGTAGAGTTTATCCGATAAAAACCGACGATTAAGGTTTTCAATACTGCCGATCACCACATCTAATGTTTCTCGCTCCACCAACTCAAAGTAGTTGCTGCGGTTCACATTGTAGAAACTGACTTGTGAATGTGGAGAGCCTAGTTTGATCTGATCATAAAGCGAGGCAGCAAAGAGCTGTTCAGCATAATCGGTTAACCCGATTTTCCAACTGCCAGCGAATTCTTGTGCCGAAAAGTGTTTTTTGCTCAGCAAATCATTCTTTATCGATGCTAATAAGCTATCGATAAGCGGGGCAAGTTCATGTGAACGCTGCGTTGGCTCCATTTTCAGTCCCACCCGCTCAAACAGAGGATCGTCAAATAAAGCCCGCATTCGTTGCAATGTATGACTCATAGCTGATTGGCTGATGTAACACTGCTCAGCCGCTAAACTGACACTGTGAGTTTGGTAAAGAGCTTGAAACGCAACCAACAGGTTTAGGTCGACCCCTTTCCAGTTAAACTCTTTCATTACCTAATCCTATTTCATTCATATGGTTAATTAAAACTATTAATTTGAGTCATTCTAGTCTTTTTTTTACAGTGAAGGCAGTTAAAACCAAAGTGAGTGATCCTCATGTTTTCGATTTTCAAAACCTTTTTTTGGCTCGGCTGGATAAGCTTTGGTGGCCCAGCGGCACATATTGGCTACTTCCGAAATACATTTGTAGAAAAGCTTAAATGGCTGGATGATAAAGATTACGCGCAAATTGTTGCGCTCAGCCAGTTCTTACCCGGGCCAGGCTCCAGTCAGGTCGGGTTTGCACTAGGATATAAACGCGGTGGTCTTTCAGGCGCTTGCATGGCTTTTTTAGGGTTCACTTTGCCATCTGTTTTGATCATGTTGGCGCTAGCAGCGTTAAGCAGTCAGCTCACAGAGACGACCTTATTCCAAAACGTCGTTCATGGATTGAAATTGCTGGCAGTCGTTGTGGTCGCAGATGCTACTTGGGGGATGTATAAAAACTTTTGCCAAAGCAAACTATCAACAGGGCTTTGTGTCTTCACAGCCATTGCATTGCTCGTTATGCCAAGCATATTAACGCAAATACTGGTGCTACTTGGAGCCGCGTTAATTGGCATCAAATATCTTCCTAAAGCAGAAATCAGTTACCACTCTCGATTTAAACCCTCGATGGCCCCTCTGATGCTATTCGGCGCTCTACTTGTCGTGTTACCACTGGTGAGTTTGCACGTAAAACCGCTACAACTGTTCAGTGATTTCTTTCAAGCTGGTAGCTTAGTCTTTGGCGGTGGTCATGTTGTTCTTCCACTATTGCAAAACATTGTTGGTGATCAGTTAACACAAGATGGCTTCCTCACCGGCTATGCTGCAGCCCAGGCCGTTCCGGGCCCAATGTTTACTTTTGCCACATATATTGGTTATGAAATGATGCCAGAAGCCCCGATGACAGGTGCATTGATTGCAACCGCCGGTGTATTCCTTCCGGGTTTTCTATTGCTGCTTGGCGTCCTCAAAAACTGGCAAGCACTTGCTCAAAACCGTCAGGTTTCGGGGGCCATAAATGGTGTGAACGCTGCCGTTGTTGGCTTATTGCTCGCCGCTTTGTACCAACCCGTTTTTACAAGTGCCGTACTCAATGTCATTGACATTTCTCTGGTACTGGTCGGCTTCTATTTGCTCAAACAACTGAAACTACCGATTGTTTGGATGGTAGCTTTCTTTATTGCTTCCGGCGCTATTCGCGGTGTGTTCTAAACTCAAAAAACAAGGGAGAGCGACTGCTCTCCCTTGTTAACTCTAACTTTTTAAATTTACGGCTCACTCTGCTCTTCCCGAACCATTGCCAGTGCGCGCTCTAAGTTTTCATTCGCAACACGATAATAAGTAGGCTTTTTATCAATCGCTTGTTTTAAGTAAGGAATTGCCTTCTCTGGCTGTCCTTGCAGCATTAGAAAGTACCCTACGTTGTTTAACGCCTCTGGTACATCCATCTGTTTTTGGAATACGTTCAACGCTCGCTTAACTTCCCCTTTTCCTAAATAAATCAGAGCCAGATTGTTGAGTGCTTTTTCGTTATCGGTGTCTTTTTCTAAAGCAGACAATGTGAACCGCTGAGCAAGCTGATAATCTCCAGACATGTAGTAGGAATAACCCACATTGATTAAAGCTTTTTGTGAATGTGGATTAATTTTAAGTGCTTGATTATAAAATGCTTGAGCCAATTCATGATTCGCTTTCACATCTTCTAACACACCTAAGCCAATATAAGCGACCTGCGGTGAAGCGTTATCAATTTCCAATGTGTTTACTTTCTGGCTTTCGATCAGGTTATGCTTATTAACCGTTACATTGCTGCCTAAGCGCAACTGATCTGCGTTCAACGCTCTATAAAAATAAGTTGCTCCTTGGCTCACATCACCGCTTTTGGTGTACAAGCTACCAAGCTGTTCCAATACTTGAACGTTATTCGGGTTCTCTTCAATCGCCATCAAATAAGCTTTTTCCGCCAAGGGAAAATTCCCTCTCGCCTGATGGATCCGGCCGATATTGTAGAGGGAGCGATCCTTCATTTTGGCGTTAGCGAAGGTTAATGAGCGGATGTATTCATACAAAGCCAAATCAAAGTTGTTGTTATTCAGCGCGATGTCAGCACGTTGAATCGCTTCTTTTTCATTCAATGGTGGTGCATCGCTGGTTAATGTATCAATTGGCTTACCCGTGTAAAGCGAGGTATCAATATCTGGCCCTTCATCCTTTGCGGCGCAAGCCGTTAATAGCAAGCATGAGGTCAGTAGAGCAAACGGAAGTCCTTTCATAGTGAATCCTTATTTTCCAAGGCTGGCAGAAAGAGACAGCATTGATGGCCCGATCGCAACAATAAAGAAACAGGGCC encodes the following:
- a CDS encoding gamma-glutamylcyclotransferase family protein; this encodes MTMYIFGYGSLINSASRRLTGKTAPAIPAIAHGYVRYWGKVDESYILSPLVVDKGEGQVNGVLLEVCQQELKEFDRRERGYHRVRVPLEQLHCDESVPNDSEVWVYIKNNPEPPCELSPIMQTYVDTVLAGCLEISEQFAKQFVQHTIGWHFPRENDRLAPKYANLAGVTCEHHPHIDALIAAT
- the chrA gene encoding chromate efflux transporter, with protein sequence MFSIFKTFFWLGWISFGGPAAHIGYFRNTFVEKLKWLDDKDYAQIVALSQFLPGPGSSQVGFALGYKRGGLSGACMAFLGFTLPSVLIMLALAALSSQLTETTLFQNVVHGLKLLAVVVVADATWGMYKNFCQSKLSTGLCVFTAIALLVMPSILTQILVLLGAALIGIKYLPKAEISYHSRFKPSMAPLMLFGALLVVLPLVSLHVKPLQLFSDFFQAGSLVFGGGHVVLPLLQNIVGDQLTQDGFLTGYAAAQAVPGPMFTFATYIGYEMMPEAPMTGALIATAGVFLPGFLLLLGVLKNWQALAQNRQVSGAINGVNAAVVGLLLAALYQPVFTSAVLNVIDISLVLVGFYLLKQLKLPIVWMVAFFIASGAIRGVF
- a CDS encoding LysR family transcriptional regulator, translated to MKEFNWKGVDLNLLVAFQALYQTHSVSLAAEQCYISQSAMSHTLQRMRALFDDPLFERVGLKMEPTQRSHELAPLIDSLLASIKNDLLSKKHFSAQEFAGSWKIGLTDYAEQLFAASLYDQIKLGSPHSQVSFYNVNRSNYFELVERETLDVVIGSIENLNRRFLSDKLYTEQHMCLFDPEVVDFSPPISLEDFVGIEHALVSPDGNLQTQVDKQLAKLGYERRVGVASRHFLTVRRLLKGRELVCIVPKRFAQSEGYDDQLCALPAPIEVADFDIQLLYLKAHKHEEKNRWLRKVVAEAVLSHG
- a CDS encoding NnrS family protein, which translates into the protein MLNITDKKVEEAIPACLRLGFRPFFLLGSIYAVLAIAVWVWMFQKGQPSILSVPALWWHVHEMLFGFAMAIVVGFVLTAVQNWTGINGTKHYRLGLLVALWIAPRVMFWTPAPLWLISSVEALFLLVAAYEIGWRVVQAKGWRNLFFVPLFLLAIAANFASYATIKGMPPFTASAVWSAMLWWFTLLLSVMGARVIPFFTARRFNFEKPQPLLWLEWLANVPVVCLFLMSFFPVTMMEVGQPLMLIAGLAHLAKLLRWQPWKTWKEPLVWSLHLAYFFIPASLLLRGILNNPFAAHNMLHLFAIGALGGLILAMIARVTMGHTGRAIYQGPSMSLAFVVIGLAAIIRGIGVAFFPAQLMTLVNISALLWCVGFTLFIVKFGLMLVTPRVDGHPG
- a CDS encoding tetratricopeptide repeat protein, coding for MKGLPFALLTSCLLLTACAAKDEGPDIDTSLYTGKPIDTLTSDAPPLNEKEAIQRADIALNNNNFDLALYEYIRSLTFANAKMKDRSLYNIGRIHQARGNFPLAEKAYLMAIEENPNNVQVLEQLGSLYTKSGDVSQGATYFYRALNADQLRLGSNVTVNKHNLIESQKVNTLEIDNASPQVAYIGLGVLEDVKANHELAQAFYNQALKINPHSQKALINVGYSYYMSGDYQLAQRFTLSALEKDTDNEKALNNLALIYLGKGEVKRALNVFQKQMDVPEALNNVGYFLMLQGQPEKAIPYLKQAIDKKPTYYRVANENLERALAMVREEQSEP